The following coding sequences lie in one Paenibacillus durus ATCC 35681 genomic window:
- a CDS encoding ABC transporter ATP-binding protein — translation MPPLLQVSGLHKVFHGQTSVDGISFDMEQGRCVALLGPNGAGKTTTLRMLAGLLDPSRGSILFDGKPIGKDYRKQIGYLPQSPSFYNWMTGEEYMHFASRLSGMGGKEAAGRAAVMLERMGLEDAAKRRIGGYSGGMKQRLGLAQALVHAPRLLLLDEPVSALDPIGRREIMDLLREIGRETSVIFSTHVLHDAEEVCDDIIMMNRGRIAEHGTLSSLRLKYNRPVITLRVEEREAALQWLESLHTRSFILEGRREADGSVLLKVEDMESARSVILREAAERGIPLLRFEAGSLSLEDVFMEAVGG, via the coding sequence ATGCCGCCGCTGCTGCAAGTTTCGGGGCTTCACAAGGTTTTCCACGGGCAAACTTCTGTGGACGGAATCAGCTTTGATATGGAGCAGGGGCGCTGTGTCGCCCTGCTTGGACCCAATGGCGCAGGGAAGACGACCACGCTGCGCATGCTTGCGGGCCTGTTGGACCCCAGCCGGGGCAGTATTTTGTTCGACGGTAAGCCGATTGGAAAGGATTACCGCAAGCAGATTGGGTATCTTCCCCAGTCGCCTTCTTTTTATAACTGGATGACCGGGGAAGAATATATGCACTTTGCCTCAAGACTTAGCGGCATGGGCGGGAAAGAGGCAGCGGGCCGGGCTGCCGTCATGCTTGAGCGGATGGGGCTTGAAGATGCCGCAAAAAGGCGGATCGGCGGCTACTCCGGAGGCATGAAGCAGCGCCTGGGGCTTGCGCAGGCGCTTGTCCACGCTCCGCGCCTGCTGCTGCTGGATGAGCCGGTATCGGCGCTAGATCCCATCGGCCGCCGCGAGATTATGGATCTGCTGCGGGAAATCGGCAGAGAGACGAGCGTGATTTTTTCTACACATGTGCTGCATGATGCCGAAGAAGTATGCGACGACATTATCATGATGAACCGGGGAAGGATTGCCGAACACGGAACGCTGTCTTCCCTTCGATTGAAGTACAATAGGCCGGTTATTACTCTGCGCGTAGAAGAACGGGAGGCAGCCTTGCAGTGGCTGGAGTCACTCCACACCCGTTCTTTCATCCTTGAGGGCCGTAGGGAAGCTGACGGCTCCGTGCTTCTAAAGGTGGAAGACATGGAGTCGGCAAGGTCCGTGATTCTCCGTGAGGCGGCGGAGCGCGGAATTCCGCTGCTGCGTTTCGAAGCCGGTTCCTTGTCGCTGGAGGATGTATTTATGGAGGCGGTGGGAGGATGA
- a CDS encoding PLD nuclease N-terminal domain-containing protein, producing MKTLDLSLLWPLFALQGLLAVIGLVSLARARSVRGPKWMWAIIILLGNLLGSLVYFTIGRKE from the coding sequence ATGAAGACACTCGATCTGTCGTTGTTATGGCCGCTTTTTGCGCTGCAGGGATTGCTGGCCGTCATCGGACTCGTGTCACTGGCCAGGGCGCGTAGTGTACGCGGACCGAAGTGGATGTGGGCAATTATTATTTTGCTTGGCAATCTGCTTGGCAGCCTTGTCTATTTTACGATAGGGAGGAAAGAATAA
- a CDS encoding YxlC family protein, translating into MTKDNTGPDNGSQWGETPDKDGKARAAEDHASSEFALPELIAGLEQLDRVYANEAAPPSLGELQAQLIAASERHRRRMLKEWLLFWLISLFLLGLSLLAITSAPPLYWMIQGLVPIAGIIALVIRLGRKGRGEWR; encoded by the coding sequence ATGACTAAGGATAATACCGGGCCGGATAACGGCAGCCAATGGGGGGAAACACCTGACAAGGACGGCAAGGCAAGGGCGGCGGAGGATCACGCATCCTCTGAATTTGCGCTGCCGGAGCTTATAGCGGGATTGGAACAACTGGACCGTGTATATGCCAATGAAGCTGCACCGCCTTCGCTTGGCGAGCTTCAGGCGCAGCTGATTGCCGCGTCCGAAAGACATAGGCGCCGCATGTTGAAGGAGTGGCTGTTGTTCTGGCTTATCTCTCTGTTTCTTCTGGGGTTGTCGCTGCTGGCGATTACTTCTGCGCCGCCGCTGTACTGGATGATCCAGGGGCTTGTTCCCATCGCAGGCATAATAGCGCTCGTAATACGTCTTGGACGGAAAGGGCGCGGTGAATGGAGATGA
- the sigY gene encoding RNA polymerase sigma factor SigY has protein sequence MSDEESQIIRKAQRGDRQALAQLLQNHYSFMYKYLLKLTMDPALAEDVTQDTIVRCMEKIALYNGSSSFSSWMITIATRLYIDRMRRRSREEEWIRREKGIRSIRWRFEAQGEEWSDVLDALSRVPLPQRIALLLKHYYGYSYGEIGRILGIPEGTAKSRAAYGLRQLREELKEDD, from the coding sequence ATGAGCGACGAGGAATCTCAAATCATCCGCAAGGCGCAGCGAGGTGACCGTCAAGCACTGGCGCAGCTGCTTCAGAATCATTATTCCTTTATGTATAAGTATTTGCTGAAGCTGACGATGGACCCCGCGCTGGCGGAAGATGTTACCCAGGATACGATAGTCAGATGTATGGAAAAGATCGCGTTATACAACGGCTCGTCTTCTTTCTCTTCCTGGATGATTACGATCGCGACCCGGCTGTATATCGACAGGATGAGGCGGCGAAGCCGGGAAGAAGAATGGATTCGGCGTGAAAAGGGCATCCGGTCGATCCGCTGGCGGTTCGAAGCTCAGGGCGAAGAGTGGAGCGATGTGCTGGATGCCCTGTCCCGAGTTCCCTTGCCGCAGCGGATAGCGCTACTGCTTAAACATTATTACGGCTACAGCTACGGGGAGATCGGCAGGATTTTGGGAATTCCCGAAGGGACGGCCAAGTCGCGCGCGGCGTATGGACTGCGGCAGCTGCGAGAGGAGTTGAAAGAGGATGACTAA
- a CDS encoding MBL fold metallo-hydrolase, translated as MLNIRSFSLGPLQTNAYLLTGANPAKGIIIDPGMNPAPLVRAIQDMEIEAILLTHAHFDHIGGVDEIRKLKNCPVYLHALESDWLTSAKLNGSLMWPNVSPPITTDPAEFDLDEGQTLELIGNTFRAFHTPGHSPGSVSFLCGSDLFAGDVLFRLGVGRTDLPGGRERDLLDSIQGKLFKLDDDVTVHPGHGPRTRIGFERANNPYVS; from the coding sequence ATGTTGAACATTCGGAGTTTTAGTCTTGGTCCTTTGCAGACCAATGCCTATTTGCTGACGGGAGCGAACCCTGCCAAAGGCATTATTATCGACCCCGGCATGAACCCGGCCCCGCTTGTGCGGGCCATTCAGGATATGGAGATCGAGGCGATTCTGCTGACGCATGCGCATTTTGATCATATCGGCGGCGTTGACGAAATTCGCAAGCTGAAGAACTGCCCGGTCTATCTCCATGCCTTGGAGAGCGACTGGCTGACAAGCGCCAAACTGAACGGCTCGCTTATGTGGCCGAACGTGTCGCCTCCGATTACGACGGACCCCGCCGAGTTCGATCTGGACGAAGGACAGACGCTTGAGCTGATAGGGAATACGTTCCGCGCCTTCCACACCCCGGGACATTCTCCGGGCAGCGTAAGCTTTTTGTGCGGAAGCGACTTGTTCGCCGGCGATGTGCTCTTCAGACTTGGGGTTGGGCGGACTGACCTACCGGGCGGAAGAGAGCGCGATCTGCTGGATTCGATTCAGGGCAAGCTGTTCAAGCTGGATGACGATGTCACTGTACATCCGGGACACGGCCCGCGCACAAGGATCGGTTTCGAACGGGCGAACAATCCTTATGTGTCTTGA
- a CDS encoding thioredoxin family protein produces the protein MKQNLASKFGQGLTPRQFVEGMTKNQQAFESWYEAFSWQDESDREFFESLNHRDDLRSLILAADWCGDVVRNVPAVFRIFETAGIRAEVLILEDNQDVMDDYLTMGGRAVPIVIIADTGGHVLGHWGPRPQHVQKLMNDFKKENPDREAPDYEGKIAEVRKAMGQAYGEGTEYQAVIAKELRELISGF, from the coding sequence ATGAAGCAAAATCTGGCTTCCAAATTCGGACAGGGTCTGACGCCCCGTCAATTTGTGGAGGGCATGACGAAGAATCAGCAGGCATTTGAATCATGGTATGAAGCTTTTTCCTGGCAGGACGAGAGCGACCGGGAGTTTTTTGAAAGCCTTAACCACCGCGACGATCTGCGCTCGCTTATTTTGGCCGCCGACTGGTGCGGCGACGTCGTCCGCAATGTGCCTGCGGTATTCCGGATTTTTGAGACGGCGGGCATCCGGGCGGAAGTGCTTATTCTGGAAGATAATCAGGATGTGATGGACGATTATCTGACGATGGGCGGACGCGCCGTGCCGATTGTTATTATCGCGGATACGGGCGGGCATGTTCTGGGACATTGGGGTCCGCGCCCGCAGCATGTGCAGAAGCTGATGAACGATTTCAAAAAAGAGAATCCGGACCGAGAGGCTCCGGACTACGAAGGTAAAATCGCGGAGGTCCGCAAGGCGATGGGCCAAGCCTACGGGGAAGGAACGGAATATCAGGCAGTGATCGCCAAGGAACTGCGCGAACTGATTTCCGGGTTTTAA
- a CDS encoding DedA family protein produces MHVISDFVSQLFEWIQSLGYFGIMIGLMIEVIPSEIVLAYGGYLVHLGEINFFGAVLFGTIGGVIAQIFVYWIGRYGGRPVLERYGKYILIRKHHIDHAEAWFEKYGTGVIFTARFIPVVRHAISVPAGISRMPLWRFIVLTTLAVIPWSVLFVYLGMSLGENWKNIDEKAAAYTHEIIIGAIALIVVYFLFKWLQSKKKRGNAA; encoded by the coding sequence TTGCATGTCATTTCTGATTTTGTCTCGCAGCTGTTCGAATGGATTCAGAGTCTAGGTTACTTCGGTATTATGATTGGACTTATGATTGAAGTTATCCCCAGCGAAATCGTCCTGGCCTACGGCGGTTATTTGGTTCATCTGGGAGAGATTAATTTCTTCGGGGCTGTTCTCTTCGGTACGATAGGCGGGGTTATCGCGCAGATTTTCGTGTACTGGATCGGACGTTACGGCGGCAGGCCGGTGCTGGAGCGGTACGGCAAATACATTTTAATCAGAAAGCATCATATCGACCACGCGGAAGCCTGGTTTGAGAAGTACGGCACGGGCGTTATTTTTACGGCGCGGTTTATACCGGTGGTCCGGCACGCCATTTCCGTCCCTGCGGGAATTTCCCGTATGCCGCTTTGGCGGTTTATTGTGCTCACAACGCTGGCCGTTATTCCCTGGAGCGTATTGTTTGTCTATCTCGGCATGAGCCTGGGTGAAAATTGGAAGAATATTGACGAAAAAGCCGCTGCGTATACGCATGAAATCATCATCGGCGCCATCGCGCTGATCGTCGTTTATTTTCTGTTCAAGTGGCTCCAATCCAAAAAGAAAAGAGGGAATGCGGCATGA
- a CDS encoding autorepressor SdpR family transcription factor: MNESFKALADPTRRQIIRLLRDKDRTAGEIAEYFNMSKPSISHHLNALKTAGLVQDERQGQFIRYTLNTTVLEEVLGWLLELTGGVQGRNGKQKKRGN, translated from the coding sequence ATGAACGAATCCTTTAAAGCACTGGCCGACCCTACACGTCGGCAAATCATCCGCCTGCTGCGTGACAAGGATCGAACCGCCGGGGAAATCGCTGAATACTTCAACATGTCCAAACCGAGCATTTCCCATCATCTGAACGCCCTTAAAACTGCGGGACTCGTACAGGACGAGCGGCAGGGACAGTTCATCCGGTACACGCTCAATACCACCGTTCTGGAAGAGGTGCTCGGCTGGCTGCTGGAGCTTACGGGCGGCGTTCAGGGCAGAAACGGGAAACAGAAAAAGCGAGGAAATTAA
- a CDS encoding SdpI family protein, with product MKDFKWKWQDTFAVAVGLLTVGFALVNYHRLPAQLPAHIGISGEFDGFQSKGSAILLFGGLGVLLPVLMQITRPLDPKKERYAKFENAYAMIRLAISLIFDSALAASVLYGLGFSLPSSRIAIAVLGAAFIVIGNYMPQVKDNYFLGVKTPWTLASPEVWRRTHRLAGVLWAIAGIIMIISAFLPGKWFTYTMIAALLFAVVLPCVYSWLDYRRLKA from the coding sequence ATGAAAGATTTTAAATGGAAATGGCAGGATACCTTTGCCGTTGCGGTGGGTCTGCTTACGGTCGGCTTCGCGCTGGTCAACTATCACCGGCTGCCCGCGCAGCTCCCGGCCCATATCGGTATATCGGGAGAATTCGACGGATTTCAGAGCAAAGGCTCGGCAATTTTGCTGTTTGGCGGACTTGGAGTTCTGCTGCCGGTGTTGATGCAGATTACGCGTCCTCTTGATCCGAAAAAAGAACGTTACGCCAAATTCGAAAATGCTTATGCGATGATCCGTCTGGCCATATCCCTGATCTTCGACTCCGCGCTTGCCGCTTCCGTATTATACGGGCTTGGCTTCTCCTTGCCGAGCTCCAGAATTGCGATTGCCGTGTTGGGAGCGGCCTTTATTGTCATCGGCAATTACATGCCGCAGGTCAAGGACAACTACTTCCTCGGCGTGAAGACGCCATGGACGCTGGCCAGTCCCGAAGTGTGGCGCAGGACCCACCGTCTCGCCGGAGTACTCTGGGCAATTGCGGGCATCATTATGATCATTAGCGCGTTTCTTCCTGGAAAATGGTTCACCTATACGATGATCGCCGCGCTGCTGTTTGCGGTTGTACTCCCTTGTGTATATTCATGGCTGGATTACCGCCGTTTAAAAGCATAG
- a CDS encoding O-antigen ligase family protein, with amino-acid sequence MRKSGGYGRRAAKLQLTDICAVMAAGLGAAAWLKRGLFFSEDWYPVLTVWFLLCGAVAASRLHKGDERRPGGIGGLGKAQRVECSLAGDLERGKESKLAGKKSWARTVMLGGPVIMAALYAAAWLRGPLSVQGTVNELLRWSGCGSFAILAWKAASGANAGRMLSAAWHAAGMLLCLSGLLSFCGALPIPYAVLHSASPEVSASGARLGGLLQYPNAFGAAMAVFLLERLFAAAQSYADENSERPGREGEEAGSVGYSGKGVGRRMAQPGPVSRRVPAKGSLRGELLRLAPLFPYAAALLLSESRGAWLAAACAAAAALPLQRRLALPLLAAGAAPLAAAALLYRGLAALPAAPLPGLLLAGLWAGALAAGLWLGRRAQHAAGRGRAAALTLAALAWTAGGAAVLTLVRARGTGPSSTVAARGLMYRDALRFAAEAPWLGRGGETWRSAYLAVQSRPYVGSQVHSGYLDLLLNVGVIGAAAAALSLAAAGWLIKTHSRRLLPPFLVIILHGAVDFDWSYGLFWLLLFWLPALARAEAVRARRLSGQSSSAGKYLIPKPLLTDPLPAKCLTPGFPSGDHFAAERPADIRPHNPESTIRKLPAAAACCLLLTLSLLSFRAYQGEALYRAAASARQPQETLALLERSLSWNPLSPKSALALSSFLEPGQRKRILTAALRYSPANPALSWAMAEAVSEEGPSGQALYWLRRSQQLDVFNYIKRTEAVGRMLTLGERHLAEGDGGEALRCAEMGQELLRQYFLLAAETAGTAWHNDRNFRFTAEARALHDRMETLKREASGLKEQRTVAEAYAFKRR; translated from the coding sequence ATGCGAAAGAGCGGCGGGTACGGAAGGCGGGCTGCAAAGCTGCAGTTGACGGATATATGCGCGGTCATGGCCGCGGGACTTGGGGCTGCGGCTTGGCTGAAGCGTGGCCTGTTTTTCTCCGAGGATTGGTATCCTGTTCTGACCGTCTGGTTCTTGCTCTGCGGAGCTGTTGCGGCAAGCCGTCTCCATAAGGGGGATGAGCGGCGGCCCGGAGGGATAGGGGGTCTGGGCAAGGCGCAGAGGGTGGAGTGTAGTCTGGCAGGAGATTTAGAACGGGGAAAGGAGAGCAAGCTTGCGGGAAAAAAGAGCTGGGCTCGGACGGTCATGCTGGGCGGTCCGGTGATCATGGCTGCATTGTATGCCGCCGCATGGCTGAGAGGTCCCCTGTCGGTACAGGGAACTGTGAATGAACTGCTGCGCTGGAGCGGCTGCGGCAGCTTCGCCATACTGGCCTGGAAGGCAGCGTCCGGTGCCAACGCAGGCCGGATGCTCTCGGCAGCCTGGCACGCGGCGGGCATGCTTTTATGTCTGAGCGGGCTGCTGTCCTTTTGCGGGGCGCTTCCGATCCCGTATGCGGTGCTTCACAGCGCCTCGCCCGAAGTCAGCGCCTCGGGTGCAAGGCTTGGAGGATTGCTGCAGTATCCGAACGCCTTCGGCGCGGCGATGGCTGTATTTCTGCTGGAGCGTCTGTTCGCGGCCGCTCAGAGCTATGCCGATGAGAATAGCGAGCGGCCCGGCCGGGAGGGTGAAGAGGCAGGCAGTGTGGGTTACAGCGGAAAGGGCGTGGGGCGGAGGATGGCCCAGCCGGGGCCTGTTAGCCGCCGCGTCCCGGCCAAAGGGTCGCTGCGCGGCGAGCTGCTTCGCCTGGCGCCGCTGTTCCCCTACGCCGCCGCGCTGCTGCTCAGCGAGTCGCGCGGCGCGTGGCTCGCGGCGGCCTGCGCTGCCGCCGCCGCCCTGCCCCTGCAGCGGCGGCTTGCCCTGCCGCTGCTCGCCGCTGGCGCCGCCCCCCTAGCGGCGGCGGCGCTGCTCTACCGCGGACTGGCTGCCCTGCCCGCGGCTCCGCTGCCCGGCCTGCTGCTGGCCGGGCTCTGGGCCGGCGCGCTGGCCGCCGGCCTGTGGCTGGGCCGCCGCGCGCAGCATGCGGCCGGCCGGGGGCGCGCCGCCGCGCTCACGCTGGCGGCGCTGGCCTGGACGGCGGGCGGAGCCGCCGTCCTGACGCTTGTGCGCGCGCGGGGAACGGGACCGTCCTCGACGGTCGCCGCGCGCGGACTGATGTACCGCGACGCTCTGCGGTTCGCGGCGGAGGCGCCCTGGCTGGGCCGGGGCGGGGAGACCTGGCGCAGCGCCTACCTCGCTGTCCAGTCCCGCCCCTATGTGGGCAGCCAGGTGCACAGCGGATACCTCGATCTCCTCCTGAATGTCGGAGTGATCGGAGCAGCGGCCGCCGCCTTAAGCCTCGCGGCGGCGGGTTGGCTGATCAAGACGCACTCGCGGCGGCTCTTGCCTCCGTTTCTCGTCATCATCCTGCACGGCGCCGTCGATTTCGACTGGAGCTACGGCCTGTTCTGGCTGCTGCTGTTCTGGCTGCCCGCGCTGGCCAGAGCCGAGGCCGTCAGGGCCAGAAGGCTTTCCGGTCAAAGTTCATCTGCTGGTAAATATTTAATCCCGAAGCCTCTGCTCACAGATCCTTTACCTGCTAAATGTTTAACTCCAGGATTTCCGTCTGGGGATCATTTTGCTGCGGAGCGCCCGGCCGATATCCGCCCCCATAACCCGGAATCCACTATAAGGAAACTGCCGGCGGCGGCAGCCTGCTGTCTGCTGCTTACACTCAGCCTGCTGTCTTTCCGGGCATACCAGGGAGAAGCGCTGTACCGCGCTGCGGCATCGGCCCGCCAGCCGCAGGAGACGCTTGCGCTGCTGGAACGGTCGCTCTCCTGGAACCCGCTGTCTCCGAAGAGCGCTTTAGCTCTGTCCTCTTTTCTTGAACCGGGGCAGAGGAAGCGGATATTAACAGCAGCCCTTCGTTATTCCCCGGCAAATCCGGCGCTGAGCTGGGCGATGGCCGAAGCCGTCTCGGAGGAAGGACCTTCGGGCCAAGCATTATACTGGCTCCGCCGCAGCCAGCAGCTTGACGTCTTTAATTACATTAAACGGACAGAAGCCGTAGGACGAATGTTGACGTTGGGTGAGCGTCATCTGGCGGAGGGAGACGGGGGAGAAGCGCTGCGCTGCGCGGAGATGGGGCAAGAACTGCTGAGGCAGTATTTTTTGCTTGCGGCTGAAACGGCGGGAACAGCCTGGCATAACGACCGGAATTTCCGGTTCACAGCCGAAGCCCGCGCCCTTCACGATCGAATGGAAACCCTGAAGCGGGAGGCCTCAGGGCTGAAGGAACAACGCACGGTGGCCGAAGCCTATGCTTTTAAACGGCGGTAA
- a CDS encoding NADH-dependent flavin oxidoreductase: protein MSAQHFLEPYLFSAKGLALKNRIVMAPMTTMSSFFDGSITQDEVEYYAARAGGPGMIITGVAYVTEGGKGFEGELSIAHDSNVQGLSKIAKAIQKDGTKAIIQIFHAGRKANSRVLRGSQPVSASPVAAEYPKDSETPRELSHDEIESITQDFGKATLRAIQAGFDGVELHGANTYLLQQFFSEHSNRRQDQWGGSFENRMRFPLRVIHEVSSVIEAHADRPFILGYRLSPEELETPGIRLEDTLAFAQALVSTPVDYIHLSIGSYKRTSLNETSDKEPVLEKFVKALQHSKPLIGGGSVERPEDAEAVIQSGATLVGIGRELIREPKWVQKVQAGDLKSIRYELSPFELDELRIPLAMQMYLKDSFREVMRFTTDGDPQTSYETELAPMEGFEKKL from the coding sequence ATGAGTGCACAGCATTTTCTGGAACCTTATCTTTTCTCGGCCAAAGGCCTTGCATTGAAAAACCGTATCGTCATGGCACCAATGACCACCATGTCCAGCTTTTTTGACGGCTCCATCACCCAAGATGAAGTGGAGTATTACGCTGCAAGAGCGGGCGGACCAGGCATGATTATTACAGGCGTGGCTTACGTTACAGAGGGCGGCAAAGGCTTTGAAGGCGAACTGTCCATTGCCCATGATAGCAATGTCCAAGGATTGTCCAAAATTGCGAAAGCCATTCAAAAGGATGGCACCAAGGCCATAATCCAAATTTTCCACGCTGGCCGCAAGGCAAATTCCAGGGTTCTGAGAGGCTCACAACCTGTAAGCGCAAGTCCGGTTGCTGCGGAGTATCCCAAAGATTCGGAGACGCCTCGCGAGTTAAGCCACGATGAAATCGAAAGCATCACTCAGGATTTCGGCAAGGCAACATTGCGCGCTATTCAAGCGGGGTTTGACGGAGTTGAACTGCACGGGGCCAATACGTATCTTTTACAGCAATTCTTCTCTGAGCATTCCAATCGGCGGCAAGATCAGTGGGGAGGCAGCTTTGAAAACCGCATGAGGTTTCCGCTAAGGGTTATCCATGAGGTTTCCTCTGTCATTGAGGCCCATGCCGACAGACCCTTTATCCTGGGATACCGTCTTTCTCCCGAAGAATTGGAAACCCCCGGGATTCGGCTCGAAGATACATTAGCCTTTGCCCAAGCTCTGGTAAGCACCCCTGTTGACTACATTCATTTGTCAATCGGAAGCTACAAGCGTACCTCCTTGAATGAAACGTCAGATAAAGAACCTGTCCTTGAAAAATTTGTAAAGGCATTGCAGCATAGCAAACCGTTGATCGGAGGAGGCTCGGTTGAACGGCCGGAGGACGCGGAAGCTGTAATTCAAAGCGGGGCAACCCTGGTAGGAATAGGCAGAGAGCTTATCCGTGAACCGAAATGGGTGCAAAAAGTGCAAGCCGGTGATTTAAAAAGTATTCGCTACGAGCTTTCGCCGTTTGAACTGGACGAGCTGCGTATTCCGCTAGCTATGCAGATGTATCTCAAAGATTCGTTTCGAGAAGTAATGCGCTTCACTACAGACGGTGACCCCCAGACGAGTTATGAAACAGAGCTTGCACCAATGGAAGGCTTCGAGAAAAAATTATAA
- a CDS encoding winged helix-turn-helix transcriptional regulator: protein MMIKEENTVDVRPFAFAMSLIEGKWNMYILFWLWKREVMRYGELKRELGKITHKMLSTQLKHLENNNLIVRKEYPQVPPKVEYFLSPKGLTLMPVLESLCAWGKEHTTDKQQEETAAPSSQEKGTRFS from the coding sequence ATGATGATAAAAGAGGAAAATACGGTAGATGTTAGACCGTTTGCTTTTGCGATGTCATTAATCGAGGGAAAATGGAACATGTATATTTTGTTTTGGCTATGGAAACGGGAAGTCATGCGATATGGAGAATTGAAAAGGGAACTCGGTAAGATTACACATAAAATGTTAAGCACTCAATTAAAACACCTGGAAAACAACAATCTTATTGTCCGCAAGGAATATCCGCAAGTACCGCCTAAAGTAGAATATTTTCTTTCACCTAAAGGTTTAACCTTGATGCCTGTGTTGGAGTCACTGTGTGCATGGGGGAAGGAGCATACTACGGACAAACAACAAGAAGAAACGGCTGCGCCGTCCTCGCAGGAGAAGGGCACCCGTTTCTCGTAG
- a CDS encoding class I SAM-dependent methyltransferase, which yields MESLNTLIERIIAGRSLITGTLSQLRNKEGATYTKVVVKPVQLKNGLHYQFAYYTGTQVEHRNIPADSAADELESLLGDIFRQGLLCTEEADYQVLISKKQKVTILTKPPTKKAADDLSHNRRKRYVLEEGEPVPFLIELGIMNDSGKVHAKKYDKFRQINRFLEMVEDVLPSLPAGRPLTIVDFGCGKSYLTFALYHYLAVREKRELNIVGLDLKADVIAHCGALADKLGYDKLRFLVGDIAEYNELDRVDMVVTLHACDTATDAALEKAVRWGASVILSVPCCQHELFAQIENEVMEPLLSHGILKERFSALATDAIRAKLLDLMGYRTQLLEFIDMEHTPKNILIRAVKSRAAMQAPNGASIRHSAIFWERSLIWSARVPTCFRGKQPSRRSIENFRKGYTPIPVGKRAAFCVGGCFL from the coding sequence GTGGAATCCCTGAATACTCTGATTGAACGTATAATCGCTGGCCGTTCCCTGATTACGGGGACCCTGAGCCAGCTTCGTAACAAGGAAGGCGCCACTTACACCAAGGTAGTCGTCAAGCCCGTGCAGCTAAAAAATGGACTGCATTACCAGTTTGCTTACTATACCGGCACCCAGGTGGAGCATAGAAATATCCCCGCTGATTCCGCGGCGGATGAGCTGGAATCGCTGCTGGGCGATATTTTCCGCCAGGGACTGCTCTGCACAGAGGAAGCGGATTACCAGGTGCTGATCAGCAAAAAGCAAAAAGTAACGATCCTGACCAAACCGCCGACGAAAAAAGCGGCCGACGACCTCTCCCATAACCGGCGCAAGCGCTATGTGCTGGAGGAGGGCGAGCCAGTGCCGTTTCTCATCGAGCTTGGCATAATGAACGACAGCGGAAAGGTACATGCCAAGAAATATGACAAGTTCCGCCAGATCAACCGCTTTCTTGAGATGGTGGAGGACGTGCTGCCTTCTCTCCCGGCGGGCAGGCCGCTGACGATCGTCGATTTTGGCTGCGGCAAATCGTATCTGACGTTTGCGCTGTATCACTATTTGGCCGTCCGGGAAAAGCGGGAGCTGAACATTGTCGGACTCGATCTCAAAGCCGATGTCATTGCTCACTGCGGCGCTCTTGCGGACAAGCTGGGCTATGATAAGCTTCGTTTTCTTGTCGGCGACATTGCTGAGTACAACGAGCTGGACCGGGTGGATATGGTTGTGACGCTGCATGCCTGCGATACCGCGACCGATGCCGCGCTGGAAAAAGCGGTACGCTGGGGCGCCTCGGTGATCCTGTCGGTTCCCTGCTGCCAGCATGAGCTGTTTGCCCAGATTGAGAATGAAGTCATGGAGCCGCTGCTGTCGCATGGCATTCTCAAGGAGCGCTTTTCCGCTCTGGCGACCGACGCAATCCGGGCGAAGCTGCTTGACCTCATGGGCTACCGCACCCAACTGCTCGAATTTATCGACATGGAGCACACGCCCAAAAATATATTGATCCGCGCGGTAAAAAGCAGAGCGGCGATGCAGGCGCCAAATGGCGCGAGTATACGGCATTCCGCGATTTTTTGGGAGCGAAGCCTTATCTGGAGCGCGCGTGTACCGACCTGCTTCCGGGGGAAGCAGCCGTCCCGAAGATCCATTGAAAATTTCCGTAAAGGATATACGCCGATCCCGGTTGGGAAACGGGCAGCCTTCTGTGTGGGAGGCTGTTTTTTATAA